From Bos indicus isolate NIAB-ARS_2022 breed Sahiwal x Tharparkar chromosome X, NIAB-ARS_B.indTharparkar_mat_pri_1.0, whole genome shotgun sequence:
CTACATGGATTTATTATTGAGAAAGGGATGCCAACATCTCCAGCCAGATTTACGGATTTGtttctcccttcagttctgtcttttcctttgtatattttaaagctcTGTTGTTAAGCGCATGAACATTTAGGATTATTATGTCGGCTTAGTAAAGTGACCATTTTCACAATATATAGTACTCCTATTTATCCCTGGTAACTTCCTTTGCTCTAAGTATATCTTATCTGATATTAACATAGCCTCTGCagttttttaagttaatatttgCATAGTatgtatcttgggcttcccaagtgacactagtggtaaagaacctgcctgccgatgctggagatgcaagagatgcaggttcaatccctgggtgaggaaatcacctggagttggaaatggcaacccactccagtattcgtgcttggagaatcccatggacagaggagcctggcaggctacagtccatggggtcacaaaagagtcagacacagctgagcgactaagtacacaaGCACACACTTTGACTTAGAGCtaccattttgttattttctcttctttcctgctgtatttttttgttattctgtttcccttttcctgccttcttttgggttatttgagtattttatagaattcaatttatttattatgattttcATCATATCTTTCCGTGTAATTTTTTAAGGGCTCCTGAAAGGGTTGCAAATATATAGTTAATTTTTCAGTCTATCTAGAACCAATATTTTACCACTTCAGTTGATAATCACCCACTTATGTTATAGTTGTCTTTATATACATAGATTAAAAATCCCAtcagaaaaatgtaatttttgctttctattaTATTTACTCATacatttactatttcttttttttaatttaaatttacttattttaattggaggctaattactttacaatattgtattggttctgccacacatcaacatgaatccaccacgggcatacatgtgttccccatcctgaacccccctcccacctccctccccataccatccctctgggtcatcccagtgcaccagccccaaggatcctgtatcaaacctggactggcgattcgtttcttatatgatattatacatgtttcaatgccattcccccaaatcatcccaccctctccctttcccacatagtccaaaagactgttctatacatctgtgtctctttagctgtcttgcatacagggttatcactaccatctttctaaattccatatatatgcattagtatactgtattggtgtttttctttctggcttacttcactccgtataataggctccagtttcatccacctcattagaactgattcaaatgtattctttttaatggctgagtagtactccattgtgtatatgtaccacagctttcttatccattcatcttctgatggacatctaggttgcttccatgtcctggctattataaacaatgctgcgatgaacattggggtacacgtgtctcacATTTACTATTTCTATAGCTCTTTCTTCATTCCTGATATTACTTttggtattttttctttcaatatttcctttctatctgaagaacttcctttagcaaTTCTTTTAGAACAAGTCTGCTGGCTATGAATTCTCTTAGTTTTACTTCACAtgagaatgtctttatttctcctctaTTCTTCAAGGGTATTTTCACTTAATATAGAATCCTACCTAGGTTGACAAATTAAATATGTATCACTTCCTTCTGACCTCCAGTTTCTCATGAAAAATCAACAGTCATTGAAATCATCATTCTCCTATATGTagtatgtcatttttcttttattaatcttAAGGATTTCTATTTAACCTAAGTTTTTGGAAATTTGATTACGATGTGTCTAAGTATAGGTTCCTTTGGACTGATCCTGTTGAGGTTTACTCAGCTTCTCAAAGGGCTTCCTAGGTTGGCGCAAGTGGTAaaaaaccctcctgccaatgcaggagacttaagagactcgagttcaatccctaggtccggaagatcccttggaggcagttcatagttcagtcactcagttgtgtccaactctttgcaaccccatggactgcagcattccaggcttccctgtccttcatcatctcccggaacttgctcaaactcatgtccattgagtcagtcatgccatccaaccatctcatcctctgtaatctccttctcctcctgccctcaatctttcccagcatcagggtcttttccaatgaatcaattcttcacatcaggtggccaaagtattggagtttcagcttcagcatcagtccttccaatgaatattcaggactgatatcctttaggatggactggtttgatctccctacagtccaagggactctcaagagtctactccaacaccacagttcaaaagcatcagttccttggaggaggaaatcaaTCAAaccccttggaggaaggcatggcaacccattctggtattcttgcctggagaatcccacggacagaggagccgggcgggctacagtccatagggttgcaatgagtcggacacaactgaagtgactgagcacacatgcacccacCAGTTCCAACCTGCTTTCTATTAGGTGGCATTAAGTGTGCCACTCAGTGGTCACTCTGAGAATTAGAAAGAAGAGTTCTATCCATTAGCTCCATTCTCCAAGTCTTTTAGTATGCTAATTAGAATCAGATCCATGCATGGACAAGCAGATCACAAACAACTTTATGAGACTGCATTCCTGAGCATCATCCCGCTTCACTAGCTTCTAGTACTTTCCAGCTTCCTGGagctctccttttcattcctccAGCCAGAAACCACCCACTTCTATGATTATTCTGCCTCCAGGGCCAAGtggcaggcagagagagagagagagagaacatgaaAGCAACAGCATTTGAGCTGCCCTTTTGTCCCTGAAGCTTCACTAAATGGAGAGGAACGGCACCTTTGATTCCTGTAGTTTCCTGTTGCTGACGGCTCTCTCCCTTTGCTGCTCTAGCTGCAAAATTGCCTGGGGGCTGGTgcatgagaaaatggaaaaaagggaGTGGAATATAAGCGGGGGTTTTcttccactctctctctctctctctctgagccaCAGGAGTGTTTTCTGCTCCTTGTGCCAGATTCGGAGGTTTCTCTTGGACCTCATTCTGCCTGCACCACAGCGCTCACTTCCACGTTTCAGACTGGGTTGAGTTCAGGCCAggacatgtgctgtgctgtgtttagtcccTCACTGGAGGATAAAATGGAGAACTTGAAAACTCACTGCTGGTTAGGTGATACTTCAAATTCTCTGTTCTTCTCTGAGCTGACTTACATCACAGAGTTCTCAAAAATCTACGCTGTGTATTTTGGCCAGGTCTTAGAGTTTGCTtaggtggttcagacagtaaagagtctgtcggcaacacagaagacccaggttcgaccctgggttgggaagatcccctagaggaggaaatggcaacccactccagtattcttgcctggaaaatcccatggatggaggagcctggtgggctacagtccatgggttcgcaaagagtcggacatgactgagcaactaatactagaGTTTGCTCAGTGGGAGAAAATGTGTTGATGCAGATGTCTTGAACTAAAACCTCTCCAGGTAGTTTTAATTAGCATGGCAAGCAAGGTagttgccattaaaaaaaaaaaaagcataggacCCAGATTGGGACTGTATCATCATTTCCTTGATTTCATCATGGGGAAGGAGCCCTGGTGAGAGATGACACTGTGCACAGGGAGGATGCTGTGTGGCTGAGCTCCATGCTCTTTGGATTTTGTAGGTACCATGGCTGAGGAAACAGCTCCGGCAGTTTTGGAGCGCCGCCAAGGGTCCCTGTACTCCCTCTTTCCTGACCACCATGTGGAAAAGTACTTTGACCAGGTGGACATCTCCAATGGTTTGGATTGGTCTATGGACCACAAAATCTTCTATTACATAGATAGCCTGTCCTACTCCGTGGATGCCTTTGACTATGACCTGCAGACGGGAAAGATCTGTAtgtgccttttcattatttttcgtGGTATCTTTTTCACGTGCTTATGACTAGTCAGCTGTTGCTCCCTTAATCCATTTGAAAAGgtccttatttttcaaagaactgcCCAATGTTATAATTCCAATATTGTAATGATTACACAGGCTTGACTATGCTGCCAGTCAAGCCATGGCTGtcagcaggagacctgggttcaatccctgggtctcaGCCATGGCTCTCATGGCTTTAGCTCTCAACTAAGTATGGCCACAATTGTCATAAGATGGCTAGGTCCTCAATCTTTTTTCTTGCAACCATCACTAGAAAGAGGCTCACTGTAAAATGGATCCTGTTCTGCCGGCCAGTGTTTAAAGTCAAATAATATACAGCCGAATGGGACAAAAGAACAGGAAATTAGAGTTTGGGGTTGATATTTCTTATTTGTACTTTAGTTAACTAAAGGAAAATACTCAAAGACAAATTAACAACCattcaaaatggaaaaattaaaaaggtaGTTACAGATTGTTCAACTCTACCACTGGGCTCTAAATGAGCCATAGTTGGAAGCTGGGAGGGAAGGAATTATTGGGAGGAATTTAAAAGGGCATGCTTGAAACTTTCATGAAAGGTGCCAGACCACAAGAGCAAAACCAATCATaaaaatgacttgaaaaataTCCTAAGAGTCTCATGCAGATTTAAGCAGAAAATTTCCAGCATAGGTGTTTTGCTTTGAAATATGTAGTGCCCTATTTCATGACTGTTTTTACTCATTTTACTTACACATGGTTTCAACATTCCTTCCATTATACCTCAATCTGATTACTGTAATGACTTGGATTGTATAGTGTAAAGTTCCTATGAATtttgatgtttgttttattttgtatattatgaTTTTCTTTAAGGCCAGCCAGCTGGTTTCAAAATACCCCCTTTTTTCAGAAACAAGCCCTTCTAATATTTAGTTTCAATAAGGTGATTTTGGAGCATTTAATCGGGCGAAACAGAGCCTACACGTCTTGCCAGTTTTTGTGCATGAACTATTTGCAAATCGgacccaggccctcggcagtgagagcatggagtcctaaccactggacagccagggaattccacaAAACAGGCAGTTTTGGAAGTAAAACGGCAAAGGTTTAACCATAGACTGAAGTGTATCTGAGGTGGGCAGGCAGGGCTTCAGTTCAGGTAAGCCTCAAAAAGGTCTTTTGGTATTTTATTAagaattctgctttcctttttctctcctcctctgaaAGCTTAAGAGAGCTGTGTCTGTATGCAGACTGAAGGGAGCAAATCCACCTCAAATCCTGCAGTGAAAAATCCTTCGTTGAGGGATGCCCACTCATGTTTCTAAACTTTTTTAGAGTTAGGAATCCTCATGAATCATCCTGCCTGTGGCACCCACTTGTCAGACCCTGGATAAGCGGAAGTAATCAGTATTTATAATCAACTTGATTGCTCATTGTTTGATGCTCACTAGTGAGTGACCTGTggttttggggtgtgtgtgtgtatgtgtgagtgtggtttggtgttgtttttgtttgttttcttttttaccataGCCAACCGCAGAAGTGTTTACAAGCTGGAGAAGGAAGAACAAATCCCAGATGGAATGTGTATTGATGTTGAGGGGAAGCTCTGGGTGGCCTGTTACAATGGAGGAAGAGTGATCCGTTTGGATCCTGAGACAGGTAGGCCCACAGCAAAATGATAAATTCCCACAATGTCTAGAAAACACCGGACACTAGGGGCCAGAGAAGCTTCCTTACTAATGAAGTTATAGAGAAATACATTCAAAGGTCTCAGTTGgatgattttgtaaataaaggcCAAAGATAAAGCCCAAAATGTTATGGTCAGAACTCCTTTATCTGTAGAGGTATATCttttttctcaaaagaaattGTCAAGGAAGGTAGGTGAAACTCCTGGGAGAATTGACCTTCAAATCTTCTTTGACCTTTCTTATTGCTCCACAAGGGGTCCCAAAAGGTTATGTAGTTGGAGATTTGCTAGAGCTAGACTGAATGAAATATTTGGTGATCTAGGGAAAAGACTCCAAACTGTGAAGTTGCCTGTTGATAAAACAACCTCATGCTGCTTCGGAGGGAAGGATTACTCTGAAATGTACGTGACCTGTGCCCGGGATGGGTTGGACTCCAAGGGTCTTCTGCAGCAACCTGAGGCTGGTGGAATTTTCAAGGTGATCTGGCTATCTCTTATATTTTGAGGGTGAGGTGGGAGATTTTCAGTTAGGTAACTCAGTGATTAGTGCTTTTTCGTACTTTCCAAACACAATTCTACTTGGCATTTTAAGCTCATCATGctagatttaaaaacattttatttagattttctagaCTTTAagttaggctttcctggtggctcagtggtaaagaatctgc
This genomic window contains:
- the RGN gene encoding regucalcin is translated as MTMSSIKIECVLRENCHCGESPVWEEASNSLLFVDIPAKKVCRWDSLSKQVQRVTLDAPVSSVALRQSGDYVATVGTKFCALNWEDQSAVVLATVDKEKKNNRFNDGKVDPAGRYFAGTMAEETAPAVLERRQGSLYSLFPDHHVEKYFDQVDISNGLDWSMDHKIFYYIDSLSYSVDAFDYDLQTGKISNRRSVYKLEKEEQIPDGMCIDVEGKLWVACYNGGRVIRLDPETGKRLQTVKLPVDKTTSCCFGGKDYSEMYVTCARDGLDSKGLLQQPEAGGIFKITGLGVKGIPPYPYTG